The Bradyrhizobium oligotrophicum S58 genome contains the following window.
CTGACGTGGTGGACATCGAAACCTCCCCTGTGATGCTTTGAACCGTCGCGTTTGATCTGGATCAAATACAGCGCGTTCCATGCCGCCAGTATCGCCTGATGACACAACCAATAAAGGCCGCGCGACCGATCTGATCCATGAGCCAATTCGATCATTTGGACCTCGACGGCCATCTGCTGCAGCTGCTGCTCGCCGTCATCGAGGAAGGCTCGGTGACGCGCGCCGCACTCAGGCTCGGCGTCACGCAGTCCGCCGTCAGCCATCTGCTCGACAAGCTGCGCGCGATCACCGGCGACCCGCTGTTCGTGAAATCCGGCCGCGGCATCGTGCCGACCGCGCATGCGCAGCTGCTCGCGCTGCGCGCCCGGGCTTTGCTCGACGATCTCAGGAGCTTTTCGCACGCCGCCGCATTCGAGCCGGCGAAGATCTCGGCGCAGGTGACGATCGCGGCCAATGATCTGCAGCGTGATCTGCTGCTGCCCTCGCTGCTGCGCTACGCCCGCGCGCAGGCGCCAGGCCTCAGCCTGCGCGTCATCCCTTCAGGGGCCCCCGTGCCGGACATGCTGCGCGAGGAGCACTGTCAGCTCATCATCACGCCGCGCCCACCTGAGGGCAGTGACATCCTGCAGAAGCGGCTGTTCGAGGACAGCTACCGCGTGTTCTACGATGCGAGCCAACGCGAGCCGCCGGAGAGCCTGGAGGATTATCTCGCCAGCGACCACGTCACGGTGCTGTACGAGCCGCGCCGCCGGTTGGATATCGACGAGGTGCTCGCCGAGCGCGGCCTCGTCAGGCGCTTCGCGGCGCACGTGCCGGGCTTCGGCGGCATCGGACCGTTCCTGCGCGGCAGCCGCATGATCGCGACGTTGCCGAGCCTGTTGCGCGCCTACATGCTGCGTGGCCTGGCGGTCGCGCCGGTGCCGGTCCCCTGCCCCGCGATGCCGATGTACATGGTCTGGCATCTGCGCCACCAAGACGATCCGATGCACCGCTGGCTGCGCCAGCAGCTCGAGATCGTGGTCGCGCCGAGCCTCGCCGCCGCGGCCGAGCACATGCCGGTGTTGGCGTAGTCCATCCGAAAGCGCCTCACTCCGGCGTGTGGCAGACCGCCTCGACGTTGTTGCCGTCGGCATCGCGCACGAAAGCGCCGTAATAGTTCTCGTGATAATGCGGCCGCAGCCCGGGCGCGCCATTATCGCTGCCACCTGCCGCGATTGCGGCCTGATAGAACGCATCGACCGTGGCGCGATCCTTGGCGTGGAACGCGACATGCGTCGAGGTCGCGGCCGTGCCGCCGGTGCCGATCCAGAAATCCGGACGGCCATCGCCGAAGCCGGCATGATCACCATGGCCTCCGGTCTGCGCGTCGGTGATCTCCATCATCAGGACATAGCCCAACGGCGCCAGCGCAGCCGCATAGAACGCCTTGGCGCGGGCGAAGTCGGAAACCGGAAATCCCACATGGTCGAGCATGACTGTCCTCTCAGATCGTGACGACCGACGATAGGGCTGCGCCGCAGCCTCTGCAACGGAGGATCACTGCGACAGAATGCGACGCGCGGTCTGCTGCCCGCTCGCCAGCGCCGCCTCGACCGTGCCCATGTCGCGGCCGCGATATAGCGCCTCGCCGGAGATCAGCACCGGTCCAGCGGCACCTTTCGTCAGCACGTCCTGGGCGCGCCGCGTGTCGAGCGTCGCGTAGGAATAGGCGCCGCGTGCGAACGGATCCCTCGCCCAGTTGGTCGCTGACGCCGCGACGAGTTCCGTCCTGAGATCGCCGACCGGCTTTGCGAAGATGTCGGCGAGCGCCGCAACTCCCATGTCGATCAGCGCCGGATCATCGAGCGCAGCGTAGGCGCTCGTCGGCGGTCCCGAGAGCCAGCCGGTCAGCACGGCATGATCGCTCGGGTGCTGCGTCCACCACACCGGCACCGCGGCGTCCGACAGCACGAACAGCGTGTCCGAGAGATCGTGCTCGTTCGCTGCCATCCACCAGCGGCGCTCGAACCGCAGCAGCAGCTTGATGACATTGCCGAAGCCGATGTCGGCTGTGGCCGCCACCTGCCCTTGCATCGCCGTCGGCAGCGCGATCGTTTGCACGAGCGGCAACGGCACGGTCAGAATGACGACGTCCCCGCTGTGCGCGCGGCCGTCGGCGCAACGGACCTTCGCCCCATCGCCTTCGCTCTCGATCGCGGTGACGACCGATTGAAACGCAAATGTGACGCCGCGCGCGCGGCATTCGGCGGCAAGACAATCGACCAGCGCGCCGTAGCCGCCGACGATGCGCGTCTGCGGGCCGCGCTCGCCGCCCATCCACTCGTCGCGCAGCGCGAACACGCTGGCGCGGTCGGGATCGGCGGCGTCATAGCCCTGCACCATGCCCAGCACGGATTCGCGCAAGGCAGCGAACTCCGCGCCTGAGAAATGACGCTCGAGCAGCGTGGTGATGGTGAGGTCCTGGTCGAGCCTGGCCAGCACGTCGTGCAGCCGGTCCATCTGCCGATCGGCCGGATCCTCGTCGGAGAACCTGCCGTTCGCGACATGCCAGCGCGCGCCTTCGATCGGCTGCGCCGACAGCCCGGCCTCGGCCAGCAACCGATACGTGACCGGCGCCTCACCATGAATGAACTCTGCGCCGGCCTCGGCTCTGTATCCGAACACGCCTTCTGCAAGCGGATGGATGCGGCCGCCGCAGCGCTCGCGCGCCTCCAGCACCGTCACGTGCCTGCCGGCGCGGGCGAGCTCGCGCGCCGCCATCAGGCCCGCCGCCCCGGCGCCGACGACGATGATGCGATCCCGTCTCTCACCCATGACTGGCCTGGGCAGGCAAGGCGGAGCCGTTGCTGATCCTGTAGCGCAGCCACACCGCGCCGCCTTCGAGCGGCTTGCAGCTTTCGAGCGTCATCGCCGTGATCGGAGCCCGCTCGCCCGAGTGGGCTTCGGTCGAATCGAACACGCTGGGCGCGCCCTTGGCGCCGTCGATCGCGGGACACAGGACGAGGTTGAACTCATCGACCAGGCCGGCCCGGAGGAACGCGCCATTGGTCCCGCCGCCGCCTTCGAGCAGCAGGCGCTTGACGCCGAGCTCGCGCGCGACGACGTCGAGCACATCAGCGAGATCGAGCTCGGTTGCTCCGGCAAAGATGTAGGAGACACCCTCGCTGCGCAGACCCGCGAGATGCGCGTCCGACACCGCCTCGGTGAGCACGGCCACGATCGGATCGCCGCCGATGTCGGACCGGCCCCAGCAGATCTTGCCATGGGCATCGAGCACCACGCCATGGGCCTTGGCATCGCGCCTGATGATCCAGTTCTCGCGCGGAAAGCGCTCGGTGGTCGTCGCCGGATAAGCCGTGCCCTTCGCGAATTCCTGGCCGGTGACGCGGCCGATCAGCCAGGCATCGCCGCCGAGTTGGTCATGCACCTGCTCGAACAGATCACCCGAGCCCTTCGGACGCCATCGGCTCGGCAGGGTCCGGCCATCGACGCTCGATGCCATCAGACAGATGACGTCCGGTTTCATGCATCCTCCTTGTCACCGCTCCACGCCTCACCGAATATGGCTCCCGCGGCGTTGTCAACGAAGCCGCGTGCGTTTCGTTCGATGGCACATGCTCTTCGACTGCGCCACGAAGCCTGTCGCTGTGACCGCACATTTGGCTGCCCTGGGGTCGGTTGGAAACGGAACAGGCCATGGAGATCACACCGCGCAAACGAACCGCCGCAGGTATGCGTATGGCGGCGTTGCTCGCCGCGACGCTGGCCGGCCTCGCTCTGTGCGTGGCTGGAATCTGGCGGCTCGAAGCCGAGCGCACCGGTGTGACGATGACTCCGCTTAAGGCCGGCACGACACCCGTCACCATCTATCGGCGCGACGGCGCAGCGCCGGCGCCGGTCGTCGTCATCGCCCATGGCTTCGCAGGCTCGCGCCAGTTCATGGAGGCCTATGCGCTGACCCTGGCGCAGGCGGGCTATGTCGCCGTCGCGTTCGATTTCGAGGGCCATGGCCGCAATCCCAGCCCGATGTCCGGCGACGTCACGCGCGTCGATGGCACCACCCGGAAGCTGATGAGCGAGGTCGGCCGCGTCACCGACGCCGCGCTGTCTCTGCCGGGCACCGATGGCCGGGTCGCCCTGCTCGGGCATTCGATGGCTTCCGACATCATCGTGCGCCAGGCCCTGGCCGATCCGCGCATCAGCGCGACGGTGGCGATCTCGATGTTTTCCGAAGCCGTCAGCGCGAGCACGCCGCGCAATCTGCTGATCATCACGGGCGAATGGGAGACAGCCCTGCGCAGGGACGCGCTACGCAACCTCAGGCTCGCCGATCCCGCCGCGCGCGAGGGCGACACGGTGGACGATCCCGCGGGGAATGGCGGGCGCCGCGCCGTCGTTGCCCCCGGGGTCGAGCATGTCAGCGTGCTGTATTCGACGACGGCCTTGCGCGAGGCGCGCGACTGGCTCGACCGGGTGTTCGGCCGCACGAGCAGCGGCCCGGTGGCGGCGACCGGCGGCGCGATCGCGCTGCTGCTCGCGGGCATCGTGCTGCTGGCATGGCCTCTGGCCGGGCTGCTGCCGAGGGGCGATGCGCCGCCACCCGCAATTCCGCTGCGCAGTCTTGCGATCGCCACGCTGGTGCCGGCCGTCGTCACGCCGATCGTGCTGCGGTTCGTCGAGACGCGCTTCCTGCCCGTGCTGGTCGCGGACTATCTCGCCGCGCATCTGCTCGTCTATGGCGCGCTGTCGCTCTCGCTGCTGCGCCTGCGGGGTGTTCGCTTCGGCCGCGTCGCCTGGGTCTCGGCATTGGCGCTGGCCGCCTACGGCATCATCGTTTTCGGTGGCGCGCTCGACCGCTACGTCGCATCGTTCATGCCGATCGCGGCCCGCCTGCCGATCATCGCGGCGATCGCCGTGGGCGCCGTGCCCGCCATGCTGGCCGACAGCATCGCCAACCAAGGGGGCCACGCGGCGCTGTGGCGCACGGTGTGGATACGAGCCGCCTTCCTGGCTTCGCTCGGCGGCGCGGTGGCGCTCGATTTCAAGCGGCTGTTCTTTCTGCTGATCATCATTCCCGTGATCGTGCTGTTCTTCACGGTGTTCGGACTGATCGGCGGCTGCGTCGGCCGGAGGACCGGCTCGCCGATGGCTGATGGCATCGGCCTCGGCCTGATCCTGGCGTGGTCGCTCGGGGTGTCGTTTCCGATGTTCCTGCCGGGCTAGCGCTCCGTGTCCAACGTGCACGAACGGGCCGCTCCATGATATCAAGCTCAGAGAGGGAGCAGTCATGGCGAAACACCGCATCTACACGACGAGTGTCGCAAGCGTGTACCGGCTTTATGTCGCGAAGGCCGAGAAGAAGGGACGCACCAAGGCAGAGGTCGATCAGGTCATCTGCTGGTTGACGGGCTATGGTCAGAAGCAGTTCGAGACTGAGCTGGACCGACAGACCGATTTCGAGACCTTCTTCGCGCGAGCGCCGGCGATGAATCCGTCGCGGACCTTGATCAGGGGCACGATCTGCGGCGTCCGCGTCGAGGATGTCGAAGAACCGACGATGCGGGAGATCCGCTATTTGGACAAGCTGGTCGATGAGCTGGCCAAGGGCAAAGCGATGGACAAGATCCTGCGCAAGCCGTGAACTCGCCGCTCCCCCGCAGCAACAACCTTCAGGGTCTCGGCTCAGTCCTGCTCCTGCCCCGGCGCCTGCCGCAGCATGAAATGGCCGAAGGCCGTCGCGTGCGGCTTCGTCGCATCGTCCTGCCAGGCACGGGCCTCGAACGCGACCACGCGGCGGCCCTGCTTGACGATCGATGCCGACGCGATGCTGTCGAGCGCGCGGCCCGAACGCAGATAGTTGATGGTGAGGCCGATCGGCTTCGGTGGCGCTGATGCGCCGAGCTCACGCATCACGGTGATGATCGCCGCTGTTTCCAGGAATGCGCCGGTCATGCCACCATGGATCGCCGGCAGCACGGGATTGCCTATGATCCGGTGCGAGAACGGCATCACGAGCGTGTCGTTCTCCGCAAGGCGAATGCCGAGGCAGCGCGCGAACGGGCTGGTGGCGAACGGCCCCGTCGGATCCTCGGGCGCCTCGAGCGGCGGCGGCGCGCCGCCGAAGGCCGGCCGATCGGTCAGCATGTTGGTGCGATTGGCGCCGACCATGAAGCAGGCCGTTGCGGTCGCAACCGGTTCGCTCTCTTCCTCCTGATAGGCCGTCGCACGCACGAAGGCGATCGAGCGCGTGACGCGGAAGCACACGGCATGCGCCTTGATGTCGAGGCCGGGCGTCGCCGGTTTCTGATAGTCGATGCGCAGATCGAGCGTCGCGATGGCACGGCTGCCATCGAGCGCGAGCTGCACCGCCATGCCGCAGCTCTCGTCGAGCATCGCGGTGACGACGCCGCCATGGATCACGCCGGTCTCGCTGTCACCGACGAACACGGGGCGATAGGGCAAGGTCGACCAGGCTTCGCCGGGCGCGAAACGGTCCATCCGGAGCCCGCTGATATGACCATAGACCGAGCGGCGATTCCTGATCGCTTCGGCGAGCTCATCAAATGCCGGGGGCGCGGCGGGAGTCGGAGTGTCGGACATCACCGGATTCTAGAGCATGATCTGGTACACGTGCGAAGCGTTTTCCGGGATGCTCGTGATGCGCACGGGATCGCGCTCGTCGAACTGCGGATGTCAACGGCGCATCATGATGCACGCGCAACTTCGAGATGCGTTTCAGCGGTGCAATCGCGTTCAACGCACGGCTTCGAGCCGGCACGGCCGACACCGCGTGCCCCGCAAATCTACGTGCATGAAAAGTTGCGCCAGCGCGGCGCGCTTAGAACATTGGCAACCTTAATATGGTCATAATGGTCCCAATCAAATCCCGGAGACCAGTCGATGCGCAGATCCACCAAGACGCCGGACGCCCCGCCGAGCAGCGGCACGGCCTCTCTACGAATTGTCCTGAGCCTGGCGCTCGCAGCGAGTGCCGGCGTGATGTGGTGGAGCAATGGCGCCAACAGCTTTTCCTTCGCGACGGGGGCGCCCTCGCTGGAGACTCGCGTCGCGGCCCTCACGTCGGAGCTCACCCAGCTCAAGGCCGAGACGGCCAGGCTGCGCGACAACCAGGCCGACACGTCCGGTGAGATCGTCCAGCTCCGCGCCAGCCTCAGCAGTGCCGAGACCGGCCTGGCGACGCTGCGCACCGCCGCCGACGACAGCGAAGCGCGCCGCCGCGATACCGCCGACAAGATCGAGTCCGACATCGCCTTGTTGAAGCGCTACACGATCCGCCTCCGCTCGGCGCAGGAGGATGCCTCGGCCGATCTCGGCGGGCTGCGCGCGGCCGCGGCAACCAGCGAGATCGGCATCGAGCAGCTCCGCACGGCCACGGGTGAGATCCGCCAGCAGGTCGCCCGCATCGAGATGGCCCGCGAGGCGACCAGCTCGATCGGCCGGACTCACAAGCATCGCGTCAGGCGAATCGCGCGGGCTCCCCAAGCCGAGCCGCAGATCGCGCAGCCGTTCCTGGCGCAGTGGCCGGGCGTGGTGCCTGCGGGCCGCAATTGAGCTGAACGGGACTTCGACCGCCCGCGCGCCTGCGCGGTTGCCAACCGTGCGGGCTGGTTACCACCAGCCCGGCTGGACCGGCCGGAAATAGGTCTGAGGCGGCGCACGCCGGCGCGGTGGGGCCACGGGCTGGCCGTCCCAGCTGCGCTGGAAGAAGTTGCCGAAGCCGTCGTCATATTCGTCGCCGCTCGCGACGTTCACGTCCGCCGTCGGCCGGCGCGTGATGAAGCCGCCCTGCGGCTGATTGCTCAAGACCGCGACGAACTCGGTGCGATAATTGGTCTCGGTCGACAGCGGCTCGTCCGAGACGATGATCGAGGATCGCGCCACGGCCGTCGGCGCGATCCGGGCCAGCACGTCGCGGGGAATGGTGATGCGGTCGAGCGCGTCCTTCGCGTCGTCGCCGTCGTCGATCGTCACCGCCGTCCAGCGCAGCCCTGAACCGTTCTGCGCCACCGCCGTGAACACGTGGGTGCCGAGGGGCCGGTCGGGATCGCGGATCGTGACCGGTGCCTCGAGCGAGGTATCGAACACTTCGCCGCCACCGTCGCGCGCCGGCTTGTGCGTGTTGCGCCTGACATAGAGCATCTGCGTCGAGCGGCTGATATAGACCGAGACCGGCTCGGTCGCGAGCTTCGCCTCCTCGGCCGCCTTGGCGATATCGGTCTTCTTGCCGGCGGCCGCCTTGGCGGCTTCCTTCGTCGTTGCGGCGGCGTCGAGCTTGGCCGTCGTGTCGGTCCGGGCGGCGTCCAATTGAGCCGCCGCGTCGGCGGCATTGGCCACGGCCTTCTGCTTCGCCTCCTCGGCCTGGGCCCTGGCCTGATCGGTCTTGGCTGCGGCGAGCTTCCTGTCGGCGATCTTCAGCTCGGCATCGGCGCGCGCCTTGGCCTGCTCCAGCTTCCGCAGCGCGGCCTTCAGCGACTTGGCCTCGCGATCGGCGATCGCGGCGGCGGTCTTGGCCTCGCCGGCGGTCTTGGCGGCATCCTCAGCCTCGCGGCCAAGTGTCGCGGCGCGCGACGGGGCGGCCGCCAGCGCCTCGGCATTCGGAACGAACAAGGCAGGATGCGAAAAATCGACCGCGGCGACGTCGCCGGGGGCGATGATCACACGCATGCCGATCCAGGTCTGGTCGAACAGCTTCTCGGCAAATCCATAGGGCATCCGCACGCAGCCATGCGAGGCGGCGTAGCCGGGCAACGGCCCGCCATGCAGCGCGACGCCGTTCCAGGTGATGCGCTGCATGTTCGGCATCCACGCATCGTCATAGAGCGTGGAGTGGTGGTCCTTGTCCTTCTCGATGATCGCGAACACGCCGGCCGGGGTCTCGCGGCCCGACACGCCGGTCGACACCGGCGCTCGCCAGATCCAGCCCTCCGAATCGTAGAACGTGACCTTCTGGGCCTTGATCGACACGATCGCCATGATCGGCTCGCCATGCGGGCGCGGCGCCGTGGCTTCGACGACCGGCGCCGGGCGCGCCTGCCGCGCGTCCGCGCCGGAGCCGGGCAGAGCCAGCACGGCCAGCGCCGCGAAGGCCGTCAAGACCGATCCCCGACGCCGTGTCATGCCGGTGGTCCGAGCTGCCGTGGATCGTCTCACCATGCGCTATCCCGATGTTCGCTGCGGTTCCGCCCTGCGCCGCCAACGCGACACATCACGATCTATACGCTCGATCACGTCTTGGGGTGAAGTAAGGCAGGGAGGTTAACGACATGCTGGCCCGACATGGCCGGCAAGCCCAACCGTGGCGAAAGCGCGACAAAACGCGCACATTGACGCACGTTCGGTTCATCCTGCGCCAAGACTGCGTCGAGAGCGCTCGGCGCAACGGGTTCCCATCACGGTCGCTCGGTGCCTCGCTGATCGAGATGCTCCGCGAGCATGAGCGCCAACCGCGCGCCCTCGGCATGTGTTACCCTAGGGTCGAGGCTACGGGCGTAGTCCCTGATCTCGTCGATCATCTTACTCACGCGATCCTCATCCTCGCACCCTCTTACCTCGCGCAGCCTCGTCATGAGATCGGCACGCATGGCGATCTGCATGGCCAGCGGCGCGAGCTCCTCAGGACTGCGCATCGTTTGACGAACGGGCTGCGAAGGTTTTTCAAGATGCCCTTCGGCCGTTCGTCCTCTGTCATCTGCGATCACTCCAATCGCCGCTCGGCGGATTGATACGCCCACTCTTTGGGCTGCTCCATGATTTAACACGAGTCTGCTGCATCGGCCGGAATCGAACTCGTGCGCTATTTTCCGCCGCTCGCGCTTGAACGGCATGCGCTGCGATCCCATGCTTTATGTTATGCGGAGGCGTCGCAAGGCGGACACCGAGGCTCGTTTTTCGACGTCCAGCTGTTGAACGGAGAGATGGCACCTTGCCCAACCCGCACGACTTTCACACGCCGAAATCGTCCTACACGAAAGAGGACCTGCTCCAATCCGGCGACGGCGGCTATTTCGGTCCGGGCAATGCATAGCTGCCGGCGCCGCCGATGCTGATGATCGATCGGATCACCGAGCTCAGCCTGGACGGCGGCGCCTACCGCAAGGGCCATATCGTCGGCGAGTTGGATATCACGCCAAGACTCTGGTTCTTCGACTGCCTGTTTCGCGGCGATCCGGTGATGCCGGGATGCCTGGGGCTCGACGCGATGTGGCAGATGGTGGGGTATTGGCTGGGCTGGTCGGGCTCGCCCGGCAAAGGCCGCGCCACCGGTGTCGGCGAGGTGAATTTCAAAGGCCAGATCACGCCGGATATCCGCTGTGTGCGCTATGAGGTCGAGATGCGGCAGGTCAAGCGCGGCCGGCTGGTGCTCGGCATCGCCGACGGCCGCGTGCTCGCGGACGGCAACAACGTCTACGAAGCACGAAACATGAAGGTGGCGCTGGTCGGGGCTGCAGGTTGACGCGGCCGCATCGCGTGCTTCAACACATTCAGGGTTGAGCCATCATGTCAGCAGAGTTCATCCTCGTCGCGGGTCCGATGGTCCGCGCCGCAAGCTGGGAGCCGACGGCTGACGATCTCCGTCAGGCCGGCTGGCCGGTGCAGGTGCCGGATATTCTGGCTCATTGCGCCGAGCCGCCTGCCTGGCACACGTGGTCTCGGCATCTGCTCGACCACGTCGCGCCTGCCGCAGGGCCGATCCTGGTCGGGCACAGTTCGGCAAGCGTGCTGGTCGCTGATCTCGCAACGAAGCTTTCCACCCGCGGGGTGATCATCGTCGACGGCGATATTCCGCCCACGCAGGGCCGCGCAGCTCCTGTCCGGCCGGCCCTTCACGATTTCATCCGCAGCCTCGCGGCGGAAGACGGCACGCTGCCGGTCTGGTCACGCTGGTTCTCGCATGTTCCCGAGCGCGCCGCGCTTGTCGGCCTGGATCGTCTGGCTCATGATCCTCCCGCGCTTGCGCAGTTCGAAGCGGGACTTCCCACCATGCCGATCAGCTGGTTCGACGATGCGATCGATCTGGCGCCCTGGGATCATGTGCCTGCCGGCTTCGTTCAGACATCGGCGATCTACGACCATGCCGCGGCCGAAGCGCTGCGGCGCGGCTGGCCTGTCGAGCGGCTGAGCGGAAGCCATCTTCATCCGACGTTGTGTCCGGCCGAAACAGCGAGCGCGATCTTGTCCATCGCGCGACAGCTCGATGCGCGCGTAGGCAGCATCCCGCTCACAGCTGCTTCTCGAAGAACAGGTCCGGATAGGGATCGTCATTGAAGCGCTCGATCTCGGTCCAGCCGGTGCGGCGATAGAGCTGCATGGCCTCCGCGAGCGCGCTGTTGGTGTCGAGGCGCAGCGTCGTGATCGAAAGTCTGCGCGCGGCGGCCTCGGCCGCCT
Protein-coding sequences here:
- a CDS encoding VOC family protein gives rise to the protein MLDHVGFPVSDFARAKAFYAAALAPLGYVLMMEITDAQTGGHGDHAGFGDGRPDFWIGTGGTAATSTHVAFHAKDRATVDAFYQAAIAAGGSDNGAPGLRPHYHENYYGAFVRDADGNNVEAVCHTPE
- a CDS encoding DUF2200 domain-containing protein, with product MAKHRIYTTSVASVYRLYVAKAEKKGRTKAEVDQVICWLTGYGQKQFETELDRQTDFETFFARAPAMNPSRTLIRGTICGVRVEDVEEPTMREIRYLDKLVDELAKGKAMDKILRKP
- a CDS encoding LysR family transcriptional regulator: MSQFDHLDLDGHLLQLLLAVIEEGSVTRAALRLGVTQSAVSHLLDKLRAITGDPLFVKSGRGIVPTAHAQLLALRARALLDDLRSFSHAAAFEPAKISAQVTIAANDLQRDLLLPSLLRYARAQAPGLSLRVIPSGAPVPDMLREEHCQLIITPRPPEGSDILQKRLFEDSYRVFYDASQREPPESLEDYLASDHVTVLYEPRRRLDIDEVLAERGLVRRFAAHVPGFGGIGPFLRGSRMIATLPSLLRAYMLRGLAVAPVPVPCPAMPMYMVWHLRHQDDPMHRWLRQQLEIVVAPSLAAAAEHMPVLA
- a CDS encoding RibD family protein; this translates as MKPDVICLMASSVDGRTLPSRWRPKGSGDLFEQVHDQLGGDAWLIGRVTGQEFAKGTAYPATTTERFPRENWIIRRDAKAHGVVLDAHGKICWGRSDIGGDPIVAVLTEAVSDAHLAGLRSEGVSYIFAGATELDLADVLDVVARELGVKRLLLEGGGGTNGAFLRAGLVDEFNLVLCPAIDGAKGAPSVFDSTEAHSGERAPITAMTLESCKPLEGGAVWLRYRISNGSALPAQASHG
- a CDS encoding alpha/beta fold hydrolase encodes the protein MSAEFILVAGPMVRAASWEPTADDLRQAGWPVQVPDILAHCAEPPAWHTWSRHLLDHVAPAAGPILVGHSSASVLVADLATKLSTRGVIIVDGDIPPTQGRAAPVRPALHDFIRSLAAEDGTLPVWSRWFSHVPERAALVGLDRLAHDPPALAQFEAGLPTMPISWFDDAIDLAPWDHVPAGFVQTSAIYDHAAAEALRRGWPVERLSGSHLHPTLCPAETASAILSIARQLDARVGSIPLTAASRRTGPDRDRH
- a CDS encoding PaaI family thioesterase, translated to MSDTPTPAAPPAFDELAEAIRNRRSVYGHISGLRMDRFAPGEAWSTLPYRPVFVGDSETGVIHGGVVTAMLDESCGMAVQLALDGSRAIATLDLRIDYQKPATPGLDIKAHAVCFRVTRSIAFVRATAYQEEESEPVATATACFMVGANRTNMLTDRPAFGGAPPPLEAPEDPTGPFATSPFARCLGIRLAENDTLVMPFSHRIIGNPVLPAIHGGMTGAFLETAAIITVMRELGASAPPKPIGLTINYLRSGRALDSIASASIVKQGRRVVAFEARAWQDDATKPHATAFGHFMLRQAPGQEQD
- a CDS encoding alpha/beta hydrolase, with the protein product MAALLAATLAGLALCVAGIWRLEAERTGVTMTPLKAGTTPVTIYRRDGAAPAPVVVIAHGFAGSRQFMEAYALTLAQAGYVAVAFDFEGHGRNPSPMSGDVTRVDGTTRKLMSEVGRVTDAALSLPGTDGRVALLGHSMASDIIVRQALADPRISATVAISMFSEAVSASTPRNLLIITGEWETALRRDALRNLRLADPAAREGDTVDDPAGNGGRRAVVAPGVEHVSVLYSTTALREARDWLDRVFGRTSSGPVAATGGAIALLLAGIVLLAWPLAGLLPRGDAPPPAIPLRSLAIATLVPAVVTPIVLRFVETRFLPVLVADYLAAHLLVYGALSLSLLRLRGVRFGRVAWVSALALAAYGIIVFGGALDRYVASFMPIAARLPIIAAIAVGAVPAMLADSIANQGGHAALWRTVWIRAAFLASLGGAVALDFKRLFFLLIIIPVIVLFFTVFGLIGGCVGRRTGSPMADGIGLGLILAWSLGVSFPMFLPG
- a CDS encoding L,D-transpeptidase; the protein is MVRRSTAARTTGMTRRRGSVLTAFAALAVLALPGSGADARQARPAPVVEATAPRPHGEPIMAIVSIKAQKVTFYDSEGWIWRAPVSTGVSGRETPAGVFAIIEKDKDHHSTLYDDAWMPNMQRITWNGVALHGGPLPGYAASHGCVRMPYGFAEKLFDQTWIGMRVIIAPGDVAAVDFSHPALFVPNAEALAAAPSRAATLGREAEDAAKTAGEAKTAAAIADREAKSLKAALRKLEQAKARADAELKIADRKLAAAKTDQARAQAEEAKQKAVANAADAAAQLDAARTDTTAKLDAAATTKEAAKAAAGKKTDIAKAAEEAKLATEPVSVYISRSTQMLYVRRNTHKPARDGGGEVFDTSLEAPVTIRDPDRPLGTHVFTAVAQNGSGLRWTAVTIDDGDDAKDALDRITIPRDVLARIAPTAVARSSIIVSDEPLSTETNYRTEFVAVLSNQPQGGFITRRPTADVNVASGDEYDDGFGNFFQRSWDGQPVAPPRRRAPPQTYFRPVQPGWW
- a CDS encoding flavin monoamine oxidase family protein, with amino-acid sequence MGERRDRIIVVGAGAAGLMAARELARAGRHVTVLEARERCGGRIHPLAEGVFGYRAEAGAEFIHGEAPVTYRLLAEAGLSAQPIEGARWHVANGRFSDEDPADRQMDRLHDVLARLDQDLTITTLLERHFSGAEFAALRESVLGMVQGYDAADPDRASVFALRDEWMGGERGPQTRIVGGYGALVDCLAAECRARGVTFAFQSVVTAIESEGDGAKVRCADGRAHSGDVVILTVPLPLVQTIALPTAMQGQVAATADIGFGNVIKLLLRFERRWWMAANEHDLSDTLFVLSDAAVPVWWTQHPSDHAVLTGWLSGPPTSAYAALDDPALIDMGVAALADIFAKPVGDLRTELVAASATNWARDPFARGAYSYATLDTRRAQDVLTKGAAGPVLISGEALYRGRDMGTVEAALASGQQTARRILSQ